The Microbacterium luteum genome includes a region encoding these proteins:
- a CDS encoding zinc-ribbon domain-containing protein: MTGDLAWPVRPKWHRLESPRSYLRRQCAAAGIPFSAAERGLTTSTQPNVGRVWVGDDAALAIVEAGAGRPAGHCARLMELAQPNPEGRYPKRFLCRLCAAGERVEQIPHDRENWCLRHPGQMVWVGPGTMPESQPVLPFDRTQAHAERKFRRIVAADRVDPELHARVWEMVRDNAALTTSQAPTEAPRPSADDREILGRAAQYPVVVAVLEVLSNTSTIQRWRTMPTDRVRDAIAQDLPPIGVPAEVLVERILLWMRPIRRATRPTRFATMHPSLDVVNVAAIIDATAPYPLWIRRNPNAVAEWAWGLNDRTRNPWDAPDMSKNAWWICGKGHLWETSPSTRGLAKSGCPYCAGQRAWPGHTDLGTTHPDLAKEWDKTRGRNAGDPDHVSADSGRRINWRCRSGHRWAAPIRVRATTGRGCPYCAGTRVWRE; this comes from the coding sequence ATGACTGGTGATCTCGCCTGGCCGGTCCGCCCGAAGTGGCACCGGCTTGAGTCACCCCGCTCCTACTTGCGACGCCAGTGCGCAGCGGCGGGGATCCCGTTCTCCGCCGCTGAAAGGGGGCTGACCACCTCGACGCAGCCGAATGTCGGCCGCGTCTGGGTCGGCGACGACGCGGCCCTAGCGATCGTGGAGGCCGGAGCCGGGCGCCCCGCCGGGCACTGCGCCAGGCTGATGGAACTCGCCCAGCCGAACCCCGAGGGAAGATATCCGAAGCGATTCCTCTGCCGGCTGTGCGCCGCCGGTGAGCGCGTGGAGCAGATCCCTCACGACCGCGAGAACTGGTGCCTTCGGCATCCCGGCCAGATGGTGTGGGTGGGACCGGGCACCATGCCTGAGTCGCAACCAGTGCTTCCGTTTGATCGAACCCAAGCACACGCCGAACGCAAGTTCCGGCGGATAGTTGCCGCGGACCGCGTCGATCCCGAGCTGCACGCCAGGGTATGGGAGATGGTGCGCGACAACGCGGCGCTGACCACCTCACAGGCCCCGACAGAGGCGCCGCGCCCCAGCGCCGACGACCGCGAAATCCTCGGACGCGCGGCGCAGTACCCCGTCGTCGTCGCAGTTCTGGAGGTCCTCTCCAATACGAGCACGATCCAACGCTGGCGGACGATGCCAACGGATCGTGTTCGTGACGCGATCGCCCAGGATCTACCGCCCATTGGCGTTCCGGCAGAGGTTCTCGTCGAGCGGATCTTGCTGTGGATGCGACCAATCCGTCGCGCTACGCGGCCCACCCGTTTCGCCACGATGCACCCATCGCTCGATGTCGTGAATGTTGCCGCGATCATCGATGCCACCGCCCCCTACCCGCTCTGGATTCGGCGCAATCCGAACGCCGTCGCAGAATGGGCCTGGGGTCTGAACGACCGCACACGCAACCCCTGGGACGCGCCGGACATGTCCAAGAACGCCTGGTGGATCTGCGGCAAGGGACACCTCTGGGAGACGAGCCCCTCCACGCGAGGCCTCGCCAAGAGCGGGTGCCCCTACTGCGCTGGCCAGCGAGCATGGCCCGGACATACCGATCTGGGAACTACGCACCCCGACCTCGCCAAGGAATGGGACAAGACGCGCGGCCGCAATGCCGGCGACCCCGACCATGTCAGCGCTGATTCGGGCCGCCGCATCAACTGGCGGTGTCGGAGCGGGCATCGGTGGGCGGCGCCGATCAGAGTACGAGCGACGACGGGACGCGGGTGCCCCTACTGTGCTGGCACTCGCGTGTGGAGAGAGTGA
- a CDS encoding XRE family transcriptional regulator — protein sequence MADAAISMITLLREAKGWNQTELAREAGVSQAVVSRLETGALELTPDRRDALVKALDCPPEILEEQPTVPGLAISCLHHRRRASTMTVRTMRRIEALTHLTRLTMEGLLTGIAPQPQRTLVRDPIDLDGDPREVARRLRERWDLGDGPIRNLVGVVESAGIIVIERPLSTPGQDAVSTWPGDRSRFPMMLVTKGLAPDRLRFTVAHELGHLLMHDIPGPEQEDQSNKFAGELLAPADSIRPDLAGLRTGEFRRLLTLKEKWGMSIGALIRRAYDLEIITDRQYREFNMRLGQMGWRNSEPGDVAFETPSTLTQIINAHKNIRHQSVADIARLAGMTEEGFRRHYLGENPEPENLVPITLGAAT from the coding sequence ATGGCGGATGCGGCGATCTCGATGATCACGCTGCTGCGTGAGGCGAAGGGCTGGAACCAGACCGAGCTGGCACGTGAGGCAGGGGTGTCGCAGGCTGTCGTCTCCCGGCTGGAAACCGGGGCGCTGGAACTCACCCCGGATCGCCGGGATGCGCTCGTGAAGGCGCTGGACTGCCCGCCAGAGATCCTCGAGGAGCAGCCCACCGTCCCGGGCCTGGCGATTAGCTGCCTGCACCACCGTCGCCGCGCGAGCACGATGACGGTCCGCACCATGCGGCGCATCGAAGCGCTCACCCACCTGACCCGGCTCACGATGGAGGGCCTGCTCACGGGGATCGCGCCGCAGCCGCAGCGCACCTTGGTCCGTGACCCGATCGACCTGGACGGCGATCCCCGTGAGGTCGCTCGCCGCCTCCGGGAGCGTTGGGATCTCGGCGACGGGCCGATCCGCAACCTCGTCGGCGTGGTCGAGTCCGCGGGCATCATCGTGATCGAACGACCGCTCTCTACTCCGGGGCAAGACGCCGTCTCCACCTGGCCCGGCGACCGGTCCCGGTTCCCGATGATGCTGGTCACCAAGGGCCTCGCCCCCGACCGGCTCCGTTTCACCGTCGCGCACGAGCTCGGACATCTGCTGATGCACGACATCCCCGGCCCGGAGCAGGAGGACCAGTCCAACAAGTTTGCCGGCGAGCTGCTCGCGCCCGCCGACAGCATCCGCCCTGACCTGGCAGGGCTTCGCACCGGAGAGTTCCGACGGCTGCTGACCCTCAAGGAGAAGTGGGGCATGTCGATCGGCGCGCTGATCCGACGCGCCTACGACCTGGAGATCATCACCGACCGGCAATACCGCGAGTTCAACATGCGCCTCGGCCAGATGGGCTGGCGCAACAGCGAACCCGGCGACGTCGCCTTCGAGACCCCGTCCACCCTCACCCAGATCATCAACGCCCACAAGAACATCCGCCACCAAAGCGTCGCCGACATCGCACGACTGGCAGGCATGACCGAAGAAGGCTTCCGCCGTCACTACCTCGGGGAGAACCCGGAACCCGAGAACCTCGTTCCGATCACGTTGGGAGCCGCAACATGA
- a CDS encoding TniB family NTP-binding protein — protein MIIEPLVLHQARKTTLPGLREAFTALPPPPPALTFADYSSLPLSEQEAYDQARDDFLQLTLRVPTPEQDIGARILANLIASNPRRKNSRRGMMISAPMFYGKTELALLLARSTEQSHAFRHPEYVDRGEVPVVWTEMTDHSTGKALLIQIIEFLAPTVSIPTRSNTDRLRKMAVDMLHAHRTKLVVVDEAHRLGGSEPSSIIKALQNEAPATVLLVGIDLGSGKAFGSREGLQVRMRCDMVELRKVDQKQEEGRVLWHRWVAVFDRNLPLCGHVPGLLTRNAEVLHKAADGQLAVLAMIVERLVAAILNDTARRNERVTRQRLYAVLDDLRYTTPVRHKITLDDLRGDDLDEAA, from the coding sequence GTGATCATCGAACCGCTTGTGCTTCATCAGGCGCGTAAGACGACGCTGCCGGGCCTGCGTGAGGCGTTCACGGCGCTTCCGCCGCCGCCTCCGGCGCTGACGTTTGCCGACTACTCCAGCCTGCCTTTGTCGGAGCAGGAGGCGTACGATCAGGCCCGCGACGACTTCCTCCAGCTCACCCTGCGAGTGCCGACGCCAGAACAGGACATCGGCGCCCGAATTCTGGCGAATCTCATCGCGTCGAACCCGCGACGGAAGAACTCTCGCCGAGGCATGATGATCTCCGCGCCGATGTTCTACGGCAAGACCGAACTGGCACTACTGCTCGCTCGCTCAACCGAGCAGTCACACGCCTTCCGCCATCCTGAGTACGTCGACCGCGGCGAGGTCCCGGTGGTGTGGACGGAGATGACCGACCACTCCACGGGCAAGGCACTACTCATCCAGATCATCGAGTTCCTCGCCCCCACCGTCTCGATCCCCACCCGGTCGAATACCGACAGACTGCGCAAGATGGCGGTCGACATGCTGCATGCCCACCGCACCAAGCTCGTCGTCGTAGACGAGGCCCACCGCCTGGGTGGAAGCGAACCCTCCAGCATCATCAAGGCGCTGCAGAACGAAGCGCCCGCCACCGTGCTTCTTGTCGGTATTGACCTGGGCAGTGGGAAGGCCTTCGGCAGCCGCGAAGGCCTACAGGTCAGAATGCGGTGTGACATGGTGGAGCTACGTAAGGTTGATCAGAAGCAGGAGGAGGGCCGGGTGCTGTGGCACCGCTGGGTGGCCGTCTTCGACCGCAATCTCCCCCTGTGCGGTCACGTACCCGGGCTCCTCACCCGTAACGCGGAAGTACTGCACAAGGCCGCGGATGGTCAACTCGCCGTCCTGGCGATGATCGTCGAGCGACTCGTAGCCGCGATCCTGAACGACACCGCCCGCCGGAACGAACGAGTCACCCGGCAGCGTCTGTACGCGGTGCTCGATGACCTGCGGTACACGACACCGGTCCGACACAAGATCACTCTCGACGATCTCCGCGGAGACGACCTCGACGAAGCCGCATGA
- a CDS encoding helix-turn-helix domain-containing protein: MRSAPSSTSDWSAYVREIGTNIQRHRVARGFSQDRVAYEANLSRYTFQKLEKGESRPDSAANPRLMTLLAIAQVLDVELNDLLPQRAPDLTLR, from the coding sequence GTGCGCAGCGCCCCGTCCTCGACCTCGGATTGGAGTGCGTACGTCCGCGAGATCGGGACCAACATTCAACGACACCGCGTGGCGCGTGGATTCAGCCAAGACCGGGTCGCCTACGAAGCCAATCTCAGTAGGTATACATTCCAGAAGCTCGAGAAGGGCGAATCCCGGCCGGATTCGGCCGCCAATCCTCGTTTGATGACGCTACTCGCGATCGCACAGGTGCTCGACGTGGAGCTGAACGATCTCCTTCCGCAGCGCGCGCCTGACCTGACGCTGCGGTAG
- a CDS encoding DUF262 domain-containing protein — MTIATALKLIQKNELILPAIQREYVWKPSQVIKIFDSVLRGYPVGSFLSWKVAPETVGAFKFYGFLKDYSGYDKKHNPVVDIPTDREVIAVLDGQQRLTSLNIGLRGTYAYRNPRAWANKAWSYPERRLYLNLLGEAPENEAGLKYHLAFLTKEQITQAAEDDTKKWFPVSDIFDASEAYQMAQIPVKYGVGNEAKAVEMISLLWQEAHHNQSLHFYEETDQDIERVLDIFVRVNSGGTVLSYSDLLMSIATAQWKEKDARAAVHDLVDALNTTGQGFDFSQDTVLKSGLVLADVGDVGFKVKNFTTANMARLESRWDDISTSLRIAAELLADFGLSGGTLTADSVLIPVAYYVHRRGLTPSYRVSDKKDDREDRAALRSWVLRSLIVRGVWGSGLDTLLRDLREVLRSDGAEAFPLATIEQVMARRGKSLEVTDALIEDILGLAYGGGRTWAVLATLFDHVDTRMQYHVDHVFPQAQLDARALKTAKSSEGVRRYSDEFVEELVGRRDLLPNLELLPGPENIGKSDTAPDSWVVEHYPGADEHAAFVKANALPSVLPHDADSFLDFYDARRDLLIARIKDKLQTQVRAAPTFESRRSTDIDAELGEGDLDD; from the coding sequence ATGACGATCGCTACCGCGCTGAAGCTGATCCAGAAGAACGAGTTGATCCTCCCCGCGATCCAGCGTGAGTACGTGTGGAAGCCGTCGCAGGTCATCAAGATCTTCGACTCGGTTCTGCGCGGATACCCGGTCGGCAGCTTCCTGTCCTGGAAGGTCGCGCCGGAAACGGTAGGCGCATTCAAGTTCTACGGGTTCTTGAAGGACTACAGCGGCTACGACAAGAAGCACAACCCGGTGGTCGACATCCCGACCGACCGCGAGGTGATCGCTGTTCTCGACGGTCAGCAGAGGCTCACGTCGCTGAACATCGGACTGCGGGGCACCTACGCCTACCGCAATCCGCGCGCATGGGCGAACAAGGCGTGGTCATACCCCGAGCGACGGCTTTACCTGAACCTGCTTGGCGAGGCGCCCGAGAACGAGGCTGGCCTCAAGTACCACCTTGCGTTCCTCACGAAGGAGCAGATCACGCAAGCCGCTGAGGACGACACGAAGAAGTGGTTCCCCGTGAGCGACATCTTCGACGCCAGCGAGGCTTACCAGATGGCACAGATCCCCGTGAAGTACGGCGTCGGCAACGAGGCCAAGGCTGTGGAGATGATCAGCCTCCTCTGGCAGGAGGCCCACCACAACCAGAGCCTGCATTTCTACGAGGAGACCGACCAGGACATCGAGCGCGTTCTCGACATCTTCGTCCGTGTGAACTCGGGAGGCACCGTTCTCTCCTACAGCGATCTGCTCATGTCGATCGCAACTGCCCAATGGAAGGAGAAGGATGCTCGCGCGGCCGTCCACGACCTGGTGGATGCGCTGAACACCACCGGCCAGGGGTTCGACTTCTCACAGGACACGGTGCTGAAGTCTGGGCTCGTGCTGGCCGATGTCGGAGATGTCGGCTTCAAGGTGAAGAACTTCACGACCGCGAACATGGCTCGCCTTGAGTCGAGATGGGACGACATCAGCACCTCGCTGCGCATCGCGGCCGAGCTGCTCGCGGACTTCGGCTTGTCGGGCGGCACGTTGACGGCCGATAGCGTGCTCATCCCGGTCGCGTACTACGTGCATCGCCGAGGGCTCACGCCGTCATACCGCGTCTCCGACAAGAAGGATGACCGCGAGGATCGCGCCGCGTTGCGCTCGTGGGTGCTGCGTTCGCTGATTGTCCGCGGCGTGTGGGGATCAGGCCTTGACACGCTCTTGCGCGATCTCCGCGAAGTGCTGCGGAGCGACGGCGCGGAGGCATTCCCACTGGCCACAATCGAGCAAGTGATGGCGCGACGGGGAAAGTCGCTCGAAGTGACCGACGCCCTCATCGAAGACATTCTCGGGCTCGCCTACGGCGGTGGACGCACCTGGGCAGTGTTGGCAACTCTCTTCGATCACGTCGACACGCGAATGCAGTATCACGTCGATCACGTGTTCCCGCAGGCGCAACTTGATGCCCGTGCGCTGAAGACGGCGAAGTCTTCCGAAGGCGTTCGCCGCTACAGCGATGAGTTCGTGGAGGAGCTTGTCGGCAGACGAGACCTGCTGCCGAACTTGGAACTGCTGCCGGGCCCAGAGAACATCGGCAAGTCCGACACGGCGCCGGACTCCTGGGTGGTCGAGCACTACCCCGGAGCCGATGAGCACGCAGCATTCGTGAAGGCCAATGCTCTGCCGAGCGTTCTGCCGCACGACGCCGACAGCTTCCTAGACTTCTACGACGCGCGACGCGATCTGCTCATTGCGCGAATCAAGGACAAGCTGCAGACGCAGGTTCGCGCGGCGCCGACGTTCGAGTCGCGGCGCTCGACTGACATCGACGCAGAGCTTGGAGAGGGTGACCTCGACGATTGA
- a CDS encoding DEAD/DEAH box helicase has product MKFHLLDFQRTASEALITEIKKAQARYDNDSELLGAVVLEAATGAGKTVIATSVIEQLIFGSDFTDPIEGTTILWVTNDPSLNAQTARKMQEASEKISDIRLIGQGASFDEEYFEAGAIYFLNTQAASASARITKRSDNQRHTIWETIANTVRLRGSRFLVVVDEAHYGVTEKPGGSPTVVNKIINGEVPIPVFVGISATAQRLNKALEQQNRFRKNYIVPIEKVRDSGLVKDRIVLAPAAVQGEVTADTTFVRLAVQKTLEFEQRWASYAEQQGEAAVKPALVVQLPDQRSDDGEFLELVRAVIDAITQEWPGLVASNIVHTFAERAPIDLGPHRAVRYMPPQDIQDATHVRVVLAKNAITTGWDCPRAEVLVSLRASVDYTPIAQLIGRIVRQPLARRIASDESLNRVQAYLPRFDRKTVMQVVGQFAGGEAGATAEVVRLTLDYHAPSGMEAALKVLAELPTYVVPSQSSAPDVRRLHALATLLENDGVRPNAAAHARAFLNGKLDDERGKLDASDELESKREAVSSASVFELLTSIDGSVIDGERLVTGTRLDAKNIDDVFKRASRALKDGTAEAYWAYLVDKDPDEDPIEAKITVAALALTEHVVDNVETAAASLVADWFKQHAKAISLLPEADRSRYARIQAEAKEPARRPGIIIDGTIEDAISIRMEPDSSDTQLRANIRDDEVNRWPKHLYQDGDGRYWKKPSATDGLERKVLTAELEEPTLVAWYRNPTGGDRALCIPYRDSGTGSWARLFPDFVTFHEVGGGIQPTIIDPHGIHFGDSADKLRGYLDYADDHAAEYRAIWPITQIEGKTLLLSVHDAATRSTVRAALDAGESVEAIFRSHGIAY; this is encoded by the coding sequence GTGAAGTTCCACCTCCTCGACTTTCAGCGCACCGCATCAGAGGCGCTCATCACGGAGATCAAGAAGGCGCAAGCGCGCTACGACAACGACTCGGAGTTGCTCGGCGCGGTCGTGTTGGAGGCGGCAACGGGAGCCGGGAAGACTGTGATCGCCACGTCGGTCATTGAGCAGCTGATCTTCGGGTCTGACTTCACGGATCCCATCGAGGGAACCACCATCCTGTGGGTGACGAACGATCCGAGCCTCAACGCCCAGACGGCGCGCAAAATGCAGGAGGCCAGCGAGAAGATCAGCGACATTCGCCTTATCGGGCAGGGCGCCTCGTTTGACGAGGAGTACTTCGAGGCAGGCGCCATCTACTTCCTCAACACACAGGCCGCCTCGGCGTCTGCGCGCATCACGAAACGGTCCGACAATCAGCGACACACGATCTGGGAGACCATCGCCAACACCGTGCGATTGCGCGGGAGCCGCTTCCTGGTGGTCGTCGATGAGGCGCATTACGGAGTGACGGAGAAGCCGGGCGGCTCTCCGACCGTCGTGAACAAGATCATCAACGGCGAGGTCCCGATCCCCGTGTTCGTCGGGATCTCGGCCACTGCACAGAGGCTGAACAAGGCACTTGAGCAGCAAAACCGGTTCCGGAAGAACTACATCGTCCCGATCGAGAAAGTGCGCGACTCCGGGCTCGTCAAGGACCGAATCGTGCTCGCGCCGGCAGCCGTGCAGGGAGAGGTCACCGCGGACACGACATTCGTTCGTCTGGCGGTGCAGAAAACACTCGAGTTCGAGCAACGTTGGGCGTCCTACGCAGAGCAGCAGGGGGAAGCCGCGGTGAAGCCGGCGCTCGTCGTCCAGCTCCCCGATCAGCGTTCCGACGATGGCGAGTTCCTCGAACTCGTGCGAGCAGTGATCGATGCCATCACCCAGGAGTGGCCCGGGCTCGTCGCGTCGAACATCGTGCACACCTTCGCCGAACGTGCCCCAATCGACCTCGGACCGCATCGGGCGGTGCGCTACATGCCGCCGCAGGACATCCAGGATGCAACTCACGTGCGCGTCGTGCTGGCGAAGAATGCGATCACGACCGGTTGGGACTGTCCTCGCGCGGAGGTGCTCGTCTCGCTTCGCGCGTCGGTCGACTACACGCCTATCGCCCAGTTGATCGGCCGGATCGTTCGTCAGCCGCTCGCCAGGCGGATCGCGTCAGATGAGTCGCTGAACCGTGTCCAAGCGTACCTCCCGCGGTTCGACCGAAAGACGGTCATGCAGGTCGTTGGCCAGTTCGCCGGAGGGGAGGCGGGCGCGACCGCAGAGGTCGTGCGCCTGACCCTCGACTATCACGCGCCCAGCGGGATGGAGGCGGCGTTGAAGGTGCTCGCCGAGCTGCCGACCTATGTGGTTCCCTCTCAGTCATCCGCACCGGATGTGCGGCGCCTCCATGCGCTGGCGACACTTCTCGAGAACGATGGGGTCCGGCCGAATGCTGCCGCCCACGCTCGAGCATTCCTCAATGGCAAGCTCGACGATGAACGAGGGAAGCTCGACGCATCCGACGAACTGGAGTCAAAGCGAGAGGCGGTGTCAAGCGCGTCGGTGTTCGAGCTGCTGACGTCGATCGATGGGTCGGTCATCGACGGCGAGCGACTCGTGACCGGCACCCGCCTCGACGCCAAGAACATCGACGATGTCTTCAAGCGCGCGAGCCGCGCGCTCAAGGACGGCACGGCCGAGGCGTATTGGGCCTACCTCGTCGATAAGGATCCCGACGAGGACCCGATCGAAGCGAAGATCACGGTCGCAGCTCTCGCGCTCACCGAACACGTCGTGGACAATGTCGAGACCGCGGCGGCATCGCTCGTTGCTGATTGGTTCAAGCAGCATGCGAAGGCGATCTCCCTTCTGCCTGAGGCTGATCGGTCACGTTATGCACGGATCCAGGCGGAAGCGAAGGAGCCGGCACGGCGCCCCGGCATCATCATCGATGGAACGATCGAGGATGCGATCTCGATCCGGATGGAGCCCGACTCGTCAGACACGCAACTCCGCGCCAACATCCGTGACGATGAGGTGAACCGTTGGCCGAAGCACCTCTATCAGGACGGCGACGGGCGCTACTGGAAGAAGCCCTCTGCGACCGATGGGCTCGAGCGGAAGGTGCTCACAGCCGAACTCGAGGAACCCACCCTCGTGGCTTGGTATCGCAACCCGACTGGCGGCGACCGTGCGCTCTGCATCCCCTACCGTGACAGCGGAACGGGGTCCTGGGCCCGACTCTTCCCCGATTTCGTGACGTTCCACGAGGTCGGTGGCGGCATCCAACCGACGATCATCGATCCGCACGGCATTCACTTCGGGGACTCGGCCGACAAGCTGCGGGGTTATCTCGACTATGCCGATGACCACGCTGCCGAGTACCGCGCGATTTGGCCTATCACGCAGATCGAGGGGAAGACGCTCCTGCTATCCGTTCATGACGCCGCGACGCGCAGCACCGTCCGCGCTGCCCTCGATGCCGGCGAGAGCGTTGAGGCCATCTTCCGGTCGCACGGGATCGCGTACTGA
- a CDS encoding site-specific DNA-methyltransferase has product MAHVDNLIERIPDPHLRAQIAEEVAKLVEHKDFGLVFQRHLPEDLEVPGTRPRRGDVVRLRSDADKQNYVVLSARGGAASVIAVDAAKQTIEGSEPATHPHDELVVVKDFSVPIYPGLEALGEISRGGDKPTHVVIEGENYYALETLLYTHESKVDLIYIDPPYNTGADDWIYNDRFVASTDAYRHSKWLSFMERRLIHAKRLLTDTGVIIVAIGDDEHHRLRMLLDQVFGEQNFVGNIVWQGGGSSLSRFHAGGIDYMLVYARDMSALTDSGVRWKVEKDGLQDVLDAAAEAWEKSEHDSEAASRLLSSWWNRNKSKYDPGLGDNVKVDSDGTAIKVGDLSNSLPRPNLRYSITDPATGVVYEPPENGWRFKRELMDEMIATNRVLFGVRPRLKTPLRDMSMRSVMPSFYKDRRSASQHLSSVLGSKEFPFPKDVDVLARWISITTQRSTEAVVLDFFAGTGSTVEAVMRLNAQDGGRRQAIVVTNNELSSKATAGLRAGGHHPGDPEWEAQGVSAKVTRPRIETVVSGVRADGSVFSDGHDENVAFFKLTYEDENLVALGRRFDAVAPLLWLKAGGFGPVVRRRGDALWALPSGAVYGVLFAPAHARAFAELIAVHDRDLRHVFVVTDSESEFQEAVAYLPPDLRLETTRLYADYLRSFEINGKG; this is encoded by the coding sequence GTGGCCCACGTCGACAACCTCATCGAGCGAATCCCCGATCCCCACCTACGGGCGCAGATCGCCGAAGAGGTGGCCAAGCTAGTCGAGCATAAGGATTTCGGCCTCGTCTTTCAGCGCCACCTTCCGGAGGACCTTGAGGTTCCCGGAACCCGGCCGCGGCGCGGCGATGTCGTACGACTCCGCTCCGATGCCGACAAGCAGAACTACGTCGTGCTCTCAGCCCGGGGCGGTGCCGCGTCGGTCATTGCAGTGGACGCGGCGAAGCAGACGATCGAAGGAAGCGAACCCGCAACGCACCCACACGACGAACTCGTCGTTGTCAAGGACTTCAGCGTGCCGATCTACCCCGGCCTGGAAGCGCTCGGCGAGATCAGTCGGGGCGGCGACAAGCCGACACACGTCGTGATCGAGGGCGAGAACTACTATGCGCTGGAGACGCTGCTCTACACCCACGAGAGCAAGGTCGATCTGATCTACATTGACCCGCCCTACAACACCGGCGCGGATGACTGGATCTACAACGACCGGTTCGTTGCGAGCACTGACGCGTACAGGCACTCGAAATGGCTGTCGTTCATGGAGCGGCGACTCATTCACGCAAAGCGTCTATTGACGGACACCGGGGTGATCATCGTCGCGATCGGAGACGACGAGCACCATCGGCTGCGGATGCTCCTCGATCAGGTATTTGGCGAGCAGAACTTCGTCGGGAACATCGTGTGGCAAGGAGGAGGGTCGTCACTTTCACGGTTCCACGCGGGCGGAATCGACTACATGCTCGTATACGCGCGCGACATGTCGGCTCTCACCGATTCCGGCGTGCGCTGGAAAGTGGAAAAGGACGGCCTACAGGACGTTCTCGACGCCGCTGCTGAAGCGTGGGAGAAGTCCGAGCACGACTCCGAAGCTGCGTCGCGCCTGCTGTCGTCGTGGTGGAACAGGAACAAGTCAAAGTACGATCCCGGGCTGGGCGACAACGTCAAGGTCGACAGCGACGGAACCGCCATCAAGGTTGGTGACTTGAGCAACAGCTTGCCAAGGCCCAACCTTCGCTACTCGATCACGGATCCTGCGACGGGCGTCGTCTACGAGCCCCCAGAGAACGGGTGGCGCTTCAAGCGCGAGTTGATGGACGAGATGATCGCCACAAACCGCGTCTTGTTCGGAGTGCGCCCTCGACTGAAAACACCGCTCCGCGATATGTCGATGCGGAGCGTGATGCCGAGCTTCTACAAAGATCGGCGCTCAGCAAGTCAGCACTTGAGCTCCGTGCTCGGCTCGAAGGAGTTCCCCTTTCCGAAGGATGTAGACGTTCTCGCGCGGTGGATCTCCATCACCACCCAGCGATCGACCGAGGCTGTGGTGCTCGACTTCTTCGCCGGCACGGGTTCGACCGTAGAAGCCGTCATGCGTCTGAATGCGCAGGATGGCGGCCGGCGGCAGGCAATTGTCGTCACGAACAATGAACTCTCCTCGAAGGCAACCGCTGGTCTGCGAGCAGGCGGCCACCACCCCGGTGACCCCGAGTGGGAGGCGCAGGGCGTCTCGGCCAAGGTCACCCGACCTCGCATCGAGACTGTTGTATCGGGCGTCCGAGCCGACGGCTCAGTCTTCTCAGACGGACACGACGAGAACGTCGCGTTCTTCAAGCTCACGTACGAGGACGAGAACCTCGTTGCGCTCGGGCGCCGGTTCGACGCGGTAGCACCGCTGTTGTGGCTGAAGGCTGGCGGGTTCGGACCGGTTGTGCGGCGAAGGGGAGACGCGCTCTGGGCGCTCCCGAGCGGTGCGGTCTACGGAGTGTTGTTCGCACCTGCCCACGCGCGGGCGTTCGCTGAACTGATTGCGGTGCATGATCGCGACCTGCGGCACGTGTTCGTGGTTACGGACTCGGAGAGTGAGTTTCAGGAAGCCGTGGCCTACCTGCCGCCCGACCTGCGGCTCGAGACGACGAGGCTGTATGCCGACTACTTGCGCTCCTTCGAGATCAATGGGAAGGGCTGA